In Amyelois transitella isolate CPQ chromosome 5, ilAmyTran1.1, whole genome shotgun sequence, one DNA window encodes the following:
- the LOC106138827 gene encoding ras-interacting protein RIP3 isoform X2 produces the protein MKKYLKSKFEEEACPVVSAPRPNLNQEPGQVQKKPITVQAKNKGKSPQVNKAVPNQVNKPTTQVQNKPITTQVQNKPITTQVHNKSITTQVQNKAITTQVQNKAITTQVQNKLITTQVQNKPITTQIQNKAITTQVQNKSITIQDQTNKEKTIQITNKPTTIKVQNRTKTSQDYDKPTATVTSQSYNKPTATVTSQTYNKPTATVTSQTYNKPTATVTSQTFNKPTATVTSQTYNKQNVVVQPPLPPDPPPPTYAPNVVFKKEIVDDGYECHASAITQPKQEVDEQEDKSKIVKQLEEKPKKKELCRDFARGNCTWNPCKKSHEMDLTQLDKVYDFCIDFANDKCKRLNCRFVHATTFEKESYFRTGYLPPHLRPQIPSKKGRGQQQQQQQQQQQQQPQQQQQQPLQPMLDANAQAMQLPVFPVVGSTPDYRASCGAPLSQGMTMPSITIDPGMAYNVFAPPQPPPPPSTPPIAPDWSEYSTVQESTPRKCGRCEISEREYQESLLEVENIEKSTQAIKDQIAALDQMKTKLLAVLTKVLWKDMPN, from the exons ATGAAAAAGTACTTGAAGTCCAAGTTTGAAGAAGAAGCATGTCCGGTAGTTTCGGCTCCGCGCCCAAATTTAAACCAGGAACCTGGTCAAGTCCAGAAGAAACCAATAACTGTACAGGCtaaaaacaaaggaaaatCTCCTCAAGTCAATAAAGCAGTACCTAACCAAGTTAATAAACCTACTACCCAGGTTCAGAATAAACCGATAACTACCCAAGTTCAGAATAAACCGATAACTACCCAAGTtcataataaatcaataactaCCCAAGTTCAGAATAAAGCAATAACTACCCAAGTTCAGAATAAAGCAATAACTACCCAAGTTCAGAATAAACTAATAACAACCCAAGTTCAGAATAAACCAATTACTACCCAAATTCAGAATAAAGCAATAACTACCCAAGTTCAGAATAAATCAATAACTATTCAAGATCAGACCAACAAGGAAAAAACTATTCAAATTACCAACAAACCAACAACTATCAAAGTTCAAAACAGAACAAAAACTAGCCAGGATTATGATAAACCGACAGCTACTGTTACAAGTCAATCTTATAATAAACCAACAGCTACTGTTACAAGTCAGACTTATAATAAACCAACAGCTACTGTTACAAGTCAGACTTATAATAAACCAACAGCTACTGTTACAAGTCAGACTTTTAATAAACCAACTGCTACTGTTACGAgtcaaacttataataaacaaaatgttgtGGTTCAGCCGCCACTACCTCCTGATCCGCCTCCACCAACATATGCCCCGAATGTGGTCTTCAAAAAAGAAATCGTGGACGATGGGTATGAATGCCATGCCAGTGCAATCACTCAACCGAAACAAGAAGTAGATGAGCAAGAAGATAAATCGAAAATCGTGAAGCAATTAGaagaaaaaccaaaaaagAAGGAATTATGCAGGGATTTTGCAAGAGGCAATTGCACGTGGAATCCATGCAAAAAAAGCCACGAAATGGATCTAACGCAACTTGACAAAGTTTACGACTTTTGTATAGACTTTGCAAATGATAAATGTAAAAGGCTTAATTGTAGATTTGTTCATGCAACAACATTCGAAAAAGAGAGTTATTTTCGGACTGGTTACCTGCCGCCGCATCTGCGTCCGCAAATACCGAGCAAGAAAGGACGCGGGCAGCAGcagcaacaacaacaacaacaacaacagcaGCAACCACAACAGCAGCAACAACAACCATTACAGCCGATGCTTGACG CTAACGCGCAAGCTATGCAGCTTCCTGTCTTTCCGGTTGTTGGAAGCACCCCAGATTATCGTGCCAG TTGCGGGGCACCTCTTTCACAAGGAATGACGATGCCATCGATCACTATTGATCCAGGAATGGCGTACAATGTGTTTGCGCCGCCGCAGCCTCCCCCGCCGCCCTCTACTCCGCCCATTGCACCAGATTGGAGTGAAT attCAACCGTACAAGAATCAACTCCAAGGAAATGTGGGAGATGCGAGATAAGTGAAAGAga ATATCAAGAAAGTTTACTAGAAGTAGAGAACATAGAAAAATCAACACAAGCTATAAAAGATCAAATTGCAGCGTTAGATCAAATGAAAACAAAGTTACTTGCGGTGCTCACCAAAGTTTTGTGGAAAGATATGCCGAACTAA
- the LOC106138827 gene encoding ras-interacting protein RIP3 isoform X1 codes for MPGTGATNVKEIGDGTSINFRPSPNFKHMKKYLKSKFEEEACPVVSAPRPNLNQEPGQVQKKPITVQAKNKGKSPQVNKAVPNQVNKPTTQVQNKPITTQVQNKPITTQVHNKSITTQVQNKAITTQVQNKAITTQVQNKLITTQVQNKPITTQIQNKAITTQVQNKSITIQDQTNKEKTIQITNKPTTIKVQNRTKTSQDYDKPTATVTSQSYNKPTATVTSQTYNKPTATVTSQTYNKPTATVTSQTFNKPTATVTSQTYNKQNVVVQPPLPPDPPPPTYAPNVVFKKEIVDDGYECHASAITQPKQEVDEQEDKSKIVKQLEEKPKKKELCRDFARGNCTWNPCKKSHEMDLTQLDKVYDFCIDFANDKCKRLNCRFVHATTFEKESYFRTGYLPPHLRPQIPSKKGRGQQQQQQQQQQQQQPQQQQQQPLQPMLDANAQAMQLPVFPVVGSTPDYRASCGAPLSQGMTMPSITIDPGMAYNVFAPPQPPPPPSTPPIAPDWSEYSTVQESTPRKCGRCEISEREYQESLLEVENIEKSTQAIKDQIAALDQMKTKLLAVLTKVLWKDMPN; via the exons ATGCCAGGAACAG GTGCAACTAATGTCAAAGAAATAGGCGATGGTACATCGATAAATTTCCGACCATCTCCAAACTTCAAACACATGAAAAAGTACTTGAAGTCCAAGTTTGAAGAAGAAGCATGTCCGGTAGTTTCGGCTCCGCGCCCAAATTTAAACCAGGAACCTGGTCAAGTCCAGAAGAAACCAATAACTGTACAGGCtaaaaacaaaggaaaatCTCCTCAAGTCAATAAAGCAGTACCTAACCAAGTTAATAAACCTACTACCCAGGTTCAGAATAAACCGATAACTACCCAAGTTCAGAATAAACCGATAACTACCCAAGTtcataataaatcaataactaCCCAAGTTCAGAATAAAGCAATAACTACCCAAGTTCAGAATAAAGCAATAACTACCCAAGTTCAGAATAAACTAATAACAACCCAAGTTCAGAATAAACCAATTACTACCCAAATTCAGAATAAAGCAATAACTACCCAAGTTCAGAATAAATCAATAACTATTCAAGATCAGACCAACAAGGAAAAAACTATTCAAATTACCAACAAACCAACAACTATCAAAGTTCAAAACAGAACAAAAACTAGCCAGGATTATGATAAACCGACAGCTACTGTTACAAGTCAATCTTATAATAAACCAACAGCTACTGTTACAAGTCAGACTTATAATAAACCAACAGCTACTGTTACAAGTCAGACTTATAATAAACCAACAGCTACTGTTACAAGTCAGACTTTTAATAAACCAACTGCTACTGTTACGAgtcaaacttataataaacaaaatgttgtGGTTCAGCCGCCACTACCTCCTGATCCGCCTCCACCAACATATGCCCCGAATGTGGTCTTCAAAAAAGAAATCGTGGACGATGGGTATGAATGCCATGCCAGTGCAATCACTCAACCGAAACAAGAAGTAGATGAGCAAGAAGATAAATCGAAAATCGTGAAGCAATTAGaagaaaaaccaaaaaagAAGGAATTATGCAGGGATTTTGCAAGAGGCAATTGCACGTGGAATCCATGCAAAAAAAGCCACGAAATGGATCTAACGCAACTTGACAAAGTTTACGACTTTTGTATAGACTTTGCAAATGATAAATGTAAAAGGCTTAATTGTAGATTTGTTCATGCAACAACATTCGAAAAAGAGAGTTATTTTCGGACTGGTTACCTGCCGCCGCATCTGCGTCCGCAAATACCGAGCAAGAAAGGACGCGGGCAGCAGcagcaacaacaacaacaacaacaacagcaGCAACCACAACAGCAGCAACAACAACCATTACAGCCGATGCTTGACG CTAACGCGCAAGCTATGCAGCTTCCTGTCTTTCCGGTTGTTGGAAGCACCCCAGATTATCGTGCCAG TTGCGGGGCACCTCTTTCACAAGGAATGACGATGCCATCGATCACTATTGATCCAGGAATGGCGTACAATGTGTTTGCGCCGCCGCAGCCTCCCCCGCCGCCCTCTACTCCGCCCATTGCACCAGATTGGAGTGAAT attCAACCGTACAAGAATCAACTCCAAGGAAATGTGGGAGATGCGAGATAAGTGAAAGAga ATATCAAGAAAGTTTACTAGAAGTAGAGAACATAGAAAAATCAACACAAGCTATAAAAGATCAAATTGCAGCGTTAGATCAAATGAAAACAAAGTTACTTGCGGTGCTCACCAAAGTTTTGTGGAAAGATATGCCGAACTAA